The nucleotide sequence GTACTGCAGAGCGTCGTTTGCGATGTCTGAAATGAATTTCTGCGAGGCCAGCGAGATCAGACGGATTCTGAGATAGAAAAACAaggtaaaacaaattcaaacaTGCTACCAACTTGGTTTAATACAGTGACTGTGTATAGAATTTCATACATTCTTGGATCAGATGCTTCAAAGCCAGCCCGGTTGAGGTAGTAGCCTGTCACTGCATCGGGAATCTGGTTAAATTTAAGAGAAATCACCGTCAATGGAAAATCACACTTGAATGGGGGttgtgcaaatatttgcctgaagAGGAATAATAACATGTTTAATCCGCTTGATAGTGTATAGGTTTGTCTGACAATATGTGGCTTCAGAAGGGAGGTTTTAGACAGCATAACTCACCGTGGGAGTGTACTCCTCCAGTTGCATGACAAAGTCAGCCAGGGGCGTCGTGGAGACATTGGGCTTCACGTCTCCGTTAGTGATGCTCCCTGGCACATAAACTCCATTGGGCACAGACGACtccgacgatgacgacgacgtcACCACAGTGGCTGGGGTCGAAGCTGCAAGACAGGTGACCAATAACAGCGATGCAAAAATGTATTGTCTCACTGCAAGGCAATTTGCATTACAAGGatcacaaaaaaagattaacaatttagtgatttttttaaaggatgtaTTCATTGATAGGGTGATCCGGTGGAGAAGGTGGCGAGCCCgttggcctcatagctctggtgacctgggttcaaatccaggtcggtccacccgtgtggagtttacatattCTCtctgagcctgcgtgggtt is from Stigmatopora nigra isolate UIUO_SnigA chromosome 1, RoL_Snig_1.1, whole genome shotgun sequence and encodes:
- the taf10 gene encoding transcription initiation factor TFIID subunit 10, which translates into the protein MNVDNQSVTTGASSNATTTLTSSNCIANENATSNVGSIPAVTSNASTPATVVTSSSSSESSVPNGVYVPGSITNGDVKPNVSTTPLADFVMQLEEYTPTIPDAVTGYYLNRAGFEASDPRIIRLISLASQKFISDIANDALQYCKMKGTASGSSRSKTKDKKYTLTMEDLGPALSEYGVNVKKPYYFT